The sequence CTGGGCGACCTCCTGTGCACTTTTTTTGTTTTGATCGCCTTGTTGGTGGAGGTTCAGGCAGGTAGGGGGGTATGGCCATATGCCCCTACAAGCTCCTATTGGCTCGGCCCGATCGCCCTTGGGGGAGCGCTGCTATCCAAAGAGCTTGCTCTGATTCTGCCTGCTCTCCTGGTGGCATTGTGGGCTGTTTATTTCGGGCGGAGCGATACGCCGGCGAGCAAAATTGGGGCAATGTCGCGGCGGCTTGCGCCTTACCTCGTCGTCATCGCCGCCTACGTGGCGGTTCGCATGGCGGTTCTGGGCTACTTTCACAAGCTGAACAACCAGTTTTCAGCCACTTTCTACGAAATCAATCTGTTCCGGATCCGGCTGGCGGGTGCCTATCTTGAGAAGTTGATCTGGCCGGACGGGCTTTCCATGTACTACGCCTTCCGACCGACTCGCTCATTGTTGCAGCCGGAAGTGTTGATCTCGCTCGTGGCCCTTGTGGGTTTGACGGTCGCCCTGTGGCACTGGCGAAGAGCCCCGATCCCATCGGGGCCGCTGGCCTGGTTGGGCTGGCTCTGGACGCTGCTGGCGCTTCTGCCGCTGATGAACCTGCGCGCGCTTGGCACTCACGTTTTTGCTGATTGGTATCTTTACTTGCCGTCAGTGGGCTTTGTCCTGATCGTCGCGGGAATACTGGATAGCTTTCCGCTTCGTTTCAAAGCGCTGCCGCTCAAGTGGCGCAATGGCCTGGTGGGCGTGGCGGTCATTCTACTGCTGGGCCTCTTCTCGACAGCTACGGTCCGGCAGAACGCCCACTGGAAGGACGGCTACTCCTTGTTTTCTCACGGAGTGAAGGTGAGTCCAAACTCCGCCATCCACCGGGCCAACTACGCGCACCAGTTGGTCTTGCGGAATCGTTTGGACGAAGCGATGGCAGAGGATCGGGAAGCGATTCGATTGGCGCCGCTCGACTTCGGCCTCTCGCCCGAAGCCGTTTTTGCGCCGGAGGCGGATTTGGGATGGATGTATATGCTCCGGGGAGATACCCAAGCGGCTGAAGAGCATCTCCGGAAGGCCACTCGCATTCAGCCGAAGAACCCGGTGGGACATATGCGGTTGGGATACGTCCTGGAGAAGGGGGGCCAGTTGGCCGCCGCCCTCGATGCGTTTGGGCGGGCGCAGGAGCTCGATCCCCGCAATCCCTTTCCCCACCTTGCTCGCGGCAACGTCTTTGTAAAACTCAGACAAGACAAAGACGCGATCCAGGAATTCCAGCAGGCCATCACTCTTCGTCCCGGCACGCGTGCCGCCTATGAAGGCCTCATTCAGGCACTCGAGCGGCAGGGGCGCCTGGATGAAGCGCGTCATTGGCGGGCGAAACTTCTCGAGCTGCCATAGGAGCGCCGGGCTTTCAGCCCGGCATGCATGTCGGGTTCACCCTGAACGGGTTCACGGCGAACGGGATGAATCCCGACACTCCTCAGGGTTGAGGTTTCGACAGGGGTTGCCGGCTTGTGATAGATTTTCTACCCATGCCTATGCTCGGGACGGTTAGCCTTTGTTTCATTCTTTTGGGGCTTTTGGGGCTTTTCGGGGCTGTTGGGACGTCGGCAGATGATCTTTCGAGCGTGGTGAAGCAGGTTGAGCGGCACTACCGGCCCGTCAAGACCTTGCGGGCGGAATTCATCCAGAGATGGAGCGATTCTCCGGCGAGTGTCCGCCTTGAATCGGGGATCGTGAGCCTACGGCGGCCCCGCGAGATGCGCTGGGAATATCGCGAGCCGGAGAGCAAACTTTTTGTCTCGGATGGCCGAACGGTTTATTTCTACGTGCCCGCTGACCGAACCGTTCGTCGCAGCCTATTGCGGGAGAGCGCCGATTGGCGCGCGCCGCTCGCCTGGCTTGCGGGCAACGTGCGGCTCGGGAGAATCTTCTCCAAAATCGAATGGGCGGCTTCGCCACCGCCCGGTGGGGGCCCGCCGCGGCGGGCGCTTCGTGGTCTGCCCCGTTCGCCGGATGACGGCTATGCGGAAGCGATCCTGGAATTCAATGATGGTTATCAGCTCACCCGATTGCTGATTCGAGACGCGGTCGGACGCGAAGTCGAATTTCGCTTCGGCAAGTGGGAAGAGAATTTGCCCCTTCCGGTGCAGGAATTTCGCTTTAGGGTTCCTCCCGGGGTTGCCGTGATGGATGAGGCGGACCTTGTCACGGCGCGGGAGTAGGGGCGCACGGTCGTGCGCCCCTACCAACTTGACCAAACTTGCGCTGATGTTAGACTTGTCGTGAGCTTGCTGCTTGCCCTGAGCGTAGTCGAAGGGAAGCGACGGGTATCGCGCAAACGACGATGGCTGAATTTCACTGCCGGGTAGCGGACACAACCGGCCGAATCTTCGAGCAGGTGGAGACGGCGCGGACGGAGGCGGAGGCGCGCCAGCGGCTGGTTGACCGTGGCCTGTTTGTCTATTCCGTGCGGCCCCGGCTTGCTTTGCCGACATTGACACTGGGGCGGGGCAAGAAACGCCGGCGCCTGCGCGCCGGCGACTTCCTGCTGTTCAACCAGCAATTTATGACTTTGATTCGCGCCGGCCTGCCGATCTTGAAGTCGCTCGACCTGCTGGCCGAGCGAGCGGCGCGCCCCAGCATGCGCGGCTATTTGAACGACATCCGCGAGCGTGTCCGAAACGGCGCCAGTGTTTCGGACGCCTTTGAGGCCATGGGAGTATTTCCGAAGGTTTACACCACCTCCTTGCTCGCTGGCGAAAGAAGCGGCAACCTGGCCGGCGTGCTCGAGTACTTCCTTGCCTTTCAGCGGACGACCCTGGCCGCGCGCAGGCGCTTCGTGGCCGCCCTCATTTATCCGGCCATCCTCGTCGTGATCATCACGGCGGTCTTGTCGCTGATGCTTGTCTGGGTGGTGCCCAAGTTTCACGAGCTCTACGCGGAGGCGCACGCG comes from Candidatus Acidiferrales bacterium and encodes:
- a CDS encoding outer membrane lipoprotein carrier protein LolA, translating into MVKQVERHYRPVKTLRAEFIQRWSDSPASVRLESGIVSLRRPREMRWEYREPESKLFVSDGRTVYFYVPADRTVRRSLLRESADWRAPLAWLAGNVRLGRIFSKIEWAASPPPGGGPPRRALRGLPRSPDDGYAEAILEFNDGYQLTRLLIRDAVGREVEFRFGKWEENLPLPVQEFRFRVPPGVAVMDEADLVTARE
- a CDS encoding type II secretion system F family protein, which translates into the protein MAEFHCRVADTTGRIFEQVETARTEAEARQRLVDRGLFVYSVRPRLALPTLTLGRGKKRRRLRAGDFLLFNQQFMTLIRAGLPILKSLDLLAERAARPSMRGYLNDIRERVRNGASVSDAFEAMGVFPKVYTTSLLAGERSGNLAGVLEYFLAFQRTTLAARRRFVAALIYPAILVVIITAVLSLMLVWVVPKFHELYAEAHAQLPPLTEMVIGISLAIRQFALLGSLVLLAVFAGGYSWLGSERGRLFLDRGKMRLPILGDVWIKYQTAQFSRTLATLLSGGTPLVNSLETAASSVPSPLIGSALSKANRRVKDGQSLHASLEATALLPPMAIEMIEVGEATGALPQMLTSVAEFYEEDVNTSMATLTSLIEPAMLLFMGFVVAFILISLYLPIFSLGAQTR
- a CDS encoding tetratricopeptide repeat protein, translating into LGDLLCTFFVLIALLVEVQAGRGVWPYAPTSSYWLGPIALGGALLSKELALILPALLVALWAVYFGRSDTPASKIGAMSRRLAPYLVVIAAYVAVRMAVLGYFHKLNNQFSATFYEINLFRIRLAGAYLEKLIWPDGLSMYYAFRPTRSLLQPEVLISLVALVGLTVALWHWRRAPIPSGPLAWLGWLWTLLALLPLMNLRALGTHVFADWYLYLPSVGFVLIVAGILDSFPLRFKALPLKWRNGLVGVAVILLLGLFSTATVRQNAHWKDGYSLFSHGVKVSPNSAIHRANYAHQLVLRNRLDEAMAEDREAIRLAPLDFGLSPEAVFAPEADLGWMYMLRGDTQAAEEHLRKATRIQPKNPVGHMRLGYVLEKGGQLAAALDAFGRAQELDPRNPFPHLARGNVFVKLRQDKDAIQEFQQAITLRPGTRAAYEGLIQALERQGRLDEARHWRAKLLELP